The following proteins are co-located in the Desulfovibrio intestinalis genome:
- a CDS encoding NADH-quinone oxidoreductase subunit B family protein, whose product MGFVDKMIKRSRLKSPWIVHFDCGSCNGCDIEVLACLTPIYDVERFGVVNAGNPKHADVLLVTGTVNHRNRHVLKQIYDQMPSPKAVVSLGACNLSGGVFKDTYNVLNGAHNIIPVDVFVPGCPPKPEAIIDGVVEALGVLKAKMGMGPMPEATFMPGDEDGTPAGALNEEAPASEDDKSLQNAG is encoded by the coding sequence ATGGGTTTTGTAGACAAGATGATTAAGCGGAGCCGGCTGAAGTCTCCCTGGATTGTCCATTTCGACTGCGGCTCCTGCAATGGTTGTGATATTGAAGTGCTGGCCTGCCTCACGCCCATATACGACGTTGAGCGTTTCGGCGTAGTCAACGCGGGCAACCCCAAACATGCAGACGTTCTGCTGGTGACCGGCACGGTCAACCACCGTAACCGCCACGTGCTCAAGCAGATATACGACCAGATGCCGTCACCCAAGGCTGTGGTTTCTCTTGGCGCGTGCAACCTTTCCGGCGGTGTTTTCAAGGATACCTATAATGTGCTTAACGGCGCGCATAACATCATTCCCGTTGACGTTTTTGTGCCAGGCTGCCCGCCAAAACCCGAAGCCATCATTGATGGCGTGGTGGAGGCCCTGGGCGTGTTGAAGGCCAAGATGGGCATGGGGCCCATGCCTGAGGCCACCTTCATGCCCGGCGACGAAGATGGAACGCCCGCTGGCGCACTGAACGAAGAAGCGCCCGCTTCTGAGGACGACAAGTCACTGCAAAACGCGGGTTAG
- a CDS encoding respiratory chain complex I subunit 1 family protein, whose protein sequence is MLSILSAVGGLILSPFVGGLLTGVDRRLTARLQSRLGPPLLQPFYDVLKLFGKEANVTNAWLVFSAYMTFISSALALLIFFMGGDLLLLFFVLTVGAVFQVVGALCVPSPYSNIGAQRELLLMLAYEPILILVFVGFAMCTGSFSIEAVFSQDQPLLLKMPLLFLALGYALTIKLRKSPFDISASHHGHQELVKGVHTEYSGPFLGIIEVAHWLDLILILGLCAMFWHTSVIGMATLVIASLFTEILIDNITARLTWQWMVQKRSLLLGMGLALVNLLWLYVA, encoded by the coding sequence ATGCTGTCCATCCTCAGTGCTGTCGGCGGATTGATCTTGTCGCCCTTTGTGGGAGGGCTGCTCACCGGGGTGGATCGCCGCCTTACTGCGCGTCTGCAGTCGCGCTTGGGCCCGCCCTTGCTTCAGCCTTTTTACGATGTACTCAAGCTGTTTGGTAAAGAAGCCAATGTTACCAACGCCTGGCTTGTTTTCAGCGCCTATATGACGTTTATTTCGTCAGCGTTGGCCCTGCTTATTTTCTTTATGGGCGGCGACCTGTTACTGCTGTTCTTTGTGCTCACAGTGGGCGCTGTTTTTCAGGTGGTGGGCGCACTGTGCGTGCCTTCGCCCTACAGCAACATAGGCGCCCAGCGCGAGCTTTTGCTCATGCTGGCCTACGAGCCCATTCTTATTCTGGTTTTTGTCGGTTTTGCCATGTGCACGGGTTCTTTCTCCATTGAAGCCGTGTTTTCGCAGGATCAGCCGCTGTTGCTCAAGATGCCGTTGCTGTTCCTGGCCCTCGGCTACGCCCTGACTATCAAGCTGCGCAAGTCGCCCTTTGATATTTCAGCCAGCCACCACGGGCATCAGGAACTGGTCAAGGGCGTGCACACCGAATATTCCGGTCCCTTCCTGGGCATCATTGAAGTGGCCCACTGGCTTGACCTTATACTTATCCTCGGTCTTTGCGCCATGTTCTGGCACACCAGCGTTATCGGCATGGCTACTCTGGTGATCGCTTCGCTGTTTACAGAAATACTCATTGATAACATCACGGCCCGGCTCACGTGGCAGTGGATGGTGCAGAAGAGGTCCTTGCTGCTCGGCATGGGATTGGCCCTGGTTAATCTTTTATGGCTGTATGTGGCATAA
- a CDS encoding NADH-quinone oxidoreductase subunit C: MFFEAKDVTPDTLLAEVQRLANAKCRFVTMSQTVVDENTLRLFYHFDENLTMSDLRHNPEMCVWSPTDAKGMVHLRMDVNKDVLIPSISSIYFCAVLIENETQDQFGVRFAGLPLDYQGGMYLEGEVTHAPYFTMTTVRRPAAAAKDDAKAEPAKGDQA, encoded by the coding sequence ATGTTTTTTGAAGCCAAAGACGTGACGCCCGACACGCTGCTTGCTGAAGTGCAGCGTCTGGCCAACGCCAAATGCCGTTTTGTCACCATGTCGCAAACGGTCGTTGACGAGAACACCCTGCGACTGTTCTATCACTTTGACGAAAACCTCACCATGTCCGACCTGCGCCACAATCCTGAAATGTGCGTATGGTCGCCCACGGACGCCAAGGGGATGGTGCACCTGCGTATGGATGTGAACAAGGACGTGCTCATCCCGAGCATCAGTTCCATCTATTTTTGCGCAGTGCTTATTGAAAATGAAACACAGGACCAGTTCGGAGTGCGCTTCGCTGGCCTGCCGCTGGACTACCAGGGCGGTATGTATCTGGAGGGCGAAGTGACCCACGCCCCGTATTTTACTATGACCACCGTCCGGCGTCCCGCCGCGGCTGCCAAGGATGACGCCAAGGCAGAGCCCGCCAAAGGAGATCAGGCATGA